A stretch of the Elusimicrobiota bacterium genome encodes the following:
- a CDS encoding 4-oxalocrotonate tautomerase family protein — translation MPYVKIDLWKGRDTGTKKKLIKNMTSAVMDSIGCPADAVQVVINEVEKENWGLGGVPAAEKFPDK, via the coding sequence ATGCCTTATGTGAAAATTGATTTGTGGAAAGGCAGAGATACCGGAACGAAGAAAAAACTGATTAAGAATATGACATCTGCCGTGATGGATTCTATCGGATGTCCGGCTGATGCTGTGCAAGTAGTAATAAACGAGGTTGAAAAAGAGAACTGGGGTCTGGGTGGTGTGCCGGCAGCTGAGAAATTTCCTGATAAATAG
- the pal gene encoding peptidoglycan-associated lipoprotein Pal, translated as MVKVGWKSALLLITCCLFFSVFSGCAKKVVVKPQPVEPVVEIPQPTEEPSLRGKAYIKVADLETVHFDYDDASLSATARDILAKNAKWLKENLDVEIIVEGHCDERGTTDYNIALGDRRAKSVRSYLMKLGIKGNRIATISYGEEKPVDFGHDENAWAKNRRAESLGRIPPK; from the coding sequence ATGGTAAAAGTAGGTTGGAAATCAGCTTTATTGCTAATTACTTGTTGTTTATTTTTTTCTGTTTTTAGCGGGTGTGCAAAAAAGGTGGTTGTTAAGCCTCAGCCGGTAGAGCCGGTTGTTGAGATACCTCAACCGACAGAAGAGCCGTCCTTAAGAGGAAAAGCATATATAAAAGTTGCAGATCTTGAAACAGTACATTTTGATTATGATGATGCTTCGTTATCGGCTACAGCAAGAGATATTTTAGCAAAAAATGCTAAATGGCTTAAAGAAAACCTGGATGTTGAAATTATTGTTGAAGGGCATTGTGATGAAAGAGGAACAACCGATTATAATATAGCATTAGGTGATCGTCGTGCAAAATCAGTTAGAAGTTATCTTATGAAATTAGGTATAAAAGGGAACCGTATTGCAACAATTTCATATGGTGAAGAAAAACCGGTTGATTTTGGTCACGATGAAAATGCATGGGCGAAGAATCGTCGTGCAGAATCGCTTGGAAGAATCCCGCCTAAATAA
- the ybgF gene encoding tol-pal system protein YbgF produces MKNNLKLYIIFYVLPFVLCLFLSGCVATQKDMVGLQSDIVTLQNQLSDMQKNQADLSVQIDELNSNIKMLDGKIDETNEKFLIFGQKLDDTNVDFTNKLSLLSDKVTKKIEDSKPTPTQIYGAAYTDYTMKNYDLAVSGFQEYIQQYPNGTLTANAYFWIGVCFYDKEDYDKAIENFDKIITDYPSFEKVPTSKLKKANALLKLKKEPQAIQIFEDIVKNNPKTPEARQSSNYLSGLKNPK; encoded by the coding sequence GTGAAAAATAACTTAAAATTATATATTATTTTCTATGTCCTGCCTTTTGTTTTATGTCTTTTTTTATCCGGTTGTGTAGCTACACAAAAGGATATGGTTGGGCTTCAATCAGATATTGTTACCCTCCAAAACCAACTTTCCGATATGCAGAAAAACCAGGCAGATTTGTCCGTTCAGATTGATGAACTTAATTCAAATATCAAAATGCTGGATGGGAAAATTGACGAAACAAACGAGAAGTTTTTAATTTTTGGTCAGAAATTAGACGATACTAACGTCGATTTTACTAATAAACTGTCGTTATTGTCAGACAAGGTTACCAAAAAAATAGAAGACTCAAAACCGACTCCGACCCAGATTTACGGTGCAGCTTATACTGATTATACAATGAAAAATTATGATCTTGCTGTTAGCGGTTTTCAGGAATATATTCAGCAGTATCCAAATGGGACATTGACCGCAAATGCCTATTTTTGGATAGGTGTGTGTTTTTATGATAAAGAAGATTATGATAAAGCAATAGAAAATTTCGATAAAATAATAACAGATTACCCTAGCTTTGAAAAAGTTCCTACCAGTAAGTTAAAGAAAGCAAATGCGCTTTTAAAACTTAAAAAAGAACCGCAAGCAATTCAGATTTTTGAGGATATAGTTAAAAATAATCCAAAAACACCAGAAGCCAGACAATCCTCAAATTATCTTTCCGGTCTGAAAAATCCCAAATGA
- a CDS encoding TonB family protein has translation MTDIKLSFIVSISLHFLFFLSLSIVSKSSAKVYYIPIQVIGSVGIGGGSAGANSNVNNGNLGVKPSESVSKQVTKEEVLKPGDIAVGKPRITKKKITGKEGKDGKDISKTAESAPGTAGSSGTGEGTGAGSGNGVEVNAGNFPYMGYVNVLRNKVAEKWNPTPSTSSGSKKILVYFKILRSGKVENLVVKESAGVSYIDRSAIRAIMNSSPFPPLPAGFPDDSLGVYFMFELSGT, from the coding sequence ATGACAGACATTAAACTTAGTTTTATTGTTTCCATATCGCTGCATTTTTTATTTTTTTTATCTTTATCTATTGTTTCCAAGTCGTCGGCAAAGGTTTATTACATCCCCATACAGGTAATAGGTTCTGTTGGAATAGGAGGGGGTAGTGCCGGGGCTAATAGCAATGTTAATAACGGTAACTTGGGTGTAAAACCTTCAGAAAGTGTTTCAAAGCAGGTTACAAAAGAGGAAGTACTAAAGCCGGGTGACATTGCTGTCGGAAAACCGCGTATAACTAAAAAGAAAATTACCGGAAAAGAAGGGAAGGACGGGAAAGATATATCAAAAACTGCTGAAAGTGCACCTGGGACAGCCGGTTCTTCAGGAACAGGCGAAGGGACCGGTGCCGGTTCAGGAAATGGTGTTGAAGTTAATGCCGGAAATTTTCCATACATGGGATACGTGAATGTTTTGAGAAATAAAGTTGCAGAGAAATGGAATCCCACACCATCTACTTCCAGTGGTTCCAAAAAAATTCTGGTATATTTTAAGATTTTAAGAAGTGGTAAAGTTGAGAATTTAGTAGTGAAGGAATCAGCCGGCGTATCATATATTGACAGGTCTGCTATAAGAGCGATTATGAATTCTTCGCCATTTCCGCCGCTACCAGCTGGTTTCCCTGATGATTCGCTTGGTGTATATTTTATGTTTGAACTTTCAGGTACATAA
- a CDS encoding PilZ domain-containing protein has translation MVVEQRKYPRVGYVASVDILPTSDRKVLYKGLIKNISLGGIAVETERDLLMGGEFKFYFLLPSKISIKVVGNVVWEYKDKSSNFYGVQFRTVGLISKFKLKRFIDNKLKSVHV, from the coding sequence ATGGTGGTTGAACAGAGAAAATATCCCAGAGTGGGTTATGTAGCCAGTGTTGATATTCTACCGACATCAGACCGGAAGGTTTTATATAAAGGTCTTATAAAGAATATAAGTTTAGGCGGGATTGCTGTAGAAACTGAAAGAGATCTATTGATGGGTGGTGAGTTTAAATTCTATTTTTTACTTCCAAGTAAGATAAGTATAAAAGTGGTTGGCAATGTTGTGTGGGAATATAAAGATAAAAGTTCAAATTTTTACGGTGTTCAGTTCAGGACTGTTGGACTAATAAGTAAATTTAAGTTAAAGCGATTCATAGATAACAAATTAAAAAGCGTCCATGTATAA
- a CDS encoding NAD-dependent epimerase/dehydratase family protein, whose protein sequence is MKALVTGGSGFLGSHIVEALLKNKYSVKCLVRNPKKIRWLHKVPVETICGDCSDKDCLAAIVSDVDYIFHSAALVRAIKDDELYSTNVAGTRNLIEAVSKNNPKIKRFVYISSQAAVGPSKNEDVKTEEANADPVSHYGFSKLLGESEVLKFKDKLPVTILRPPSIYGPRDKDVFAFFKYTKNGILPVPKEEKFINISFVSDVVDGILLAAGSDKAIGQTYFIGDDKIFSWRLLCDELIKAVNPNAKIIETPDFIFYLSALFGDIFSRLNKEPALISLDKLKEMKQKSWLLSVEKAKKDFGYSPKVSLEEGIKITYNWYLEKGWL, encoded by the coding sequence ATGAAGGCGCTTGTTACAGGGGGTAGCGGTTTTTTAGGAAGTCACATTGTTGAAGCACTTCTCAAAAATAAATATTCCGTAAAATGCCTTGTTAGAAATCCAAAAAAGATAAGATGGCTTCATAAAGTGCCCGTTGAAACTATTTGCGGTGACTGTAGTGATAAAGACTGTCTCGCAGCTATAGTTTCAGATGTCGATTATATTTTTCACTCTGCTGCGCTTGTCAGAGCAATTAAAGACGATGAACTTTACTCAACAAACGTTGCAGGTACAAGGAATCTCATAGAAGCTGTTTCGAAAAACAACCCAAAAATAAAAAGGTTTGTTTATATTTCCTCACAAGCAGCTGTTGGTCCTTCTAAAAATGAAGATGTGAAAACAGAGGAAGCAAATGCCGATCCGGTTTCACATTACGGGTTCTCTAAGCTTTTAGGTGAGTCAGAGGTTTTAAAATTTAAAGATAAACTTCCGGTAACGATTTTAAGGCCGCCGTCTATATACGGTCCCCGTGATAAAGATGTTTTTGCTTTTTTCAAGTATACAAAAAATGGTATTTTACCGGTTCCAAAAGAAGAAAAGTTTATAAACATAAGTTTTGTGTCAGATGTCGTTGACGGGATACTTTTGGCGGCTGGTTCGGACAAGGCGATAGGTCAAACATATTTTATAGGTGATGACAAGATTTTTTCGTGGCGGTTATTGTGCGATGAGTTGATAAAAGCAGTAAACCCAAACGCTAAAATCATAGAAACACCGGATTTTATTTTTTATTTATCGGCATTATTCGGTGATATTTTTTCGAGGTTAAATAAAGAGCCTGCCTTAATTTCTCTTGATAAATTGAAAGAGATGAAGCAGAAAAGTTGGCTTTTGTCAGTTGAAAAAGCAAAGAAAGATTTTGGTTATTCGCCAAAAGTTTCGCTTGAAGAAGGAATAAAAATTACATACAATTGGTATTTAGAAAAAGGATGGTTATGA
- a CDS encoding aspartate-semialdehyde dehydrogenase: MKKYNVAVVGATGAVGLEMIKMLERREFPVENLYLFASSRTAGQKLKFKGKEIVVEDINTIKNYDLLKNNYHLDFALFSAGASVSKDWAPRFAQQNIFVIDNSSAFRMDEGVPLVVPEVNPDALSGSKKIIANPNCSTIQMVVALKPIHDVSKIKRIIVSTYQAVSGAGGKAVEEFQNQIMAWSKGEKIPPAVKLPQQIAFNVIPQIDVFLENAYTKEEMKMVNETRKILGDDSIKISSTCVRVPVFRGHSESVWIETEEKLNGEEARDILQNAEGIIVIDDPSQKKYPIPIESADKQVTYVGRIREDLSSENGLVLWIVSDNLLKGAALNAVQIAEVLMAKKFL; the protein is encoded by the coding sequence ATGAAAAAATACAATGTAGCTGTTGTCGGCGCGACAGGGGCAGTCGGACTTGAAATGATAAAGATGCTTGAGCGGAGAGAATTTCCGGTTGAAAATCTTTATCTTTTTGCGTCTTCAAGAACAGCGGGACAGAAATTGAAGTTTAAGGGTAAGGAAATTGTTGTTGAAGATATTAATACGATTAAGAATTATGATTTATTGAAAAATAACTATCATTTGGATTTTGCGCTTTTTTCTGCCGGTGCATCCGTATCAAAAGACTGGGCACCAAGATTTGCCCAACAGAATATTTTTGTTATAGACAATTCTTCAGCTTTTAGGATGGATGAAGGCGTACCTCTCGTTGTCCCTGAGGTTAATCCTGACGCACTTTCAGGAAGTAAAAAAATTATTGCCAACCCGAATTGTTCAACAATTCAGATGGTTGTGGCGTTGAAGCCTATTCATGATGTATCTAAAATAAAAAGGATAATTGTTTCAACTTACCAGGCAGTTTCAGGAGCAGGCGGAAAAGCGGTTGAAGAGTTTCAAAATCAAATAATGGCGTGGTCAAAAGGCGAAAAAATTCCACCGGCAGTAAAGTTGCCGCAGCAGATTGCATTCAATGTAATTCCACAGATTGATGTTTTTTTAGAGAATGCTTATACAAAAGAAGAAATGAAGATGGTTAACGAGACCAGGAAGATACTTGGTGATGATTCAATAAAAATATCTTCAACTTGTGTGAGGGTGCCGGTTTTCAGAGGACATTCTGAATCCGTATGGATTGAGACTGAAGAGAAACTAAACGGTGAAGAAGCAAGAGATATTTTACAAAATGCTGAAGGTATTATTGTGATAGATGACCCGTCCCAGAAAAAATATCCTATACCGATAGAATCTGCTGATAAACAGGTGACATATGTTGGGCGTATCCGTGAAGATTTATCATCAGAGAATGGTTTGGTTTTGTGGATTGTATCTGATAATTTGTTAAAAGGCGCAGCATTAAATGCGGTCCAAATCGCAGAAGTTTTAATGGCTAAAAAGTTTTTGTAA
- a CDS encoding trypsin-like peptidase domain-containing protein, with amino-acid sequence MKNIKIFGIIILTEFFSLNSIYSITVNKVEVIKRLRPSVVTIKLEAEKIGVKDWEQKIEAKSGTGTIIKPNGYIVTNYHVVDLSEWECDNGVKMKLNKIKVILNDNREFNAQIIGMDKATDLALIKIDADNLKPVTFIQNSDTVEVGQEAIAIGNPFELAGTVTSGMVSAVHRQLPSGGYCQFEDFIQIDTPVNPGNSGGPAIDTDGNLIGIVTAKIPSYFSEGISFVIPSNIVKQRIELLFTKKEIEDVWLGIWIENEMSSLVVKYFVDENLSKTSGLKSGDVILKINDEEINGIYNIQQKLWKIGLNVPVKLTILRDGVKYTFSVNTTKRPKVPTLKAEQVFKVWGAGFDTSNKVKLVIKDIDRYNYVQNSITFYSIKVGSYLEGKMGFELNDEIDGITKLTNRKDINERYKTAILGTSDDIITDVSSFRNSFQGAVRENYLCCIMKITNHKLDSSHICLIWQKLPGNSFI; translated from the coding sequence ATGAAAAATATAAAGATATTTGGAATTATAATATTAACTGAGTTTTTCTCGCTTAATAGTATCTACTCGATAACAGTAAATAAAGTTGAAGTTATTAAACGGTTAAGGCCATCAGTAGTAACAATAAAATTAGAAGCAGAAAAAATAGGTGTAAAAGATTGGGAACAAAAAATTGAAGCAAAAAGTGGTACAGGAACAATTATAAAACCAAATGGTTATATTGTAACTAACTATCATGTTGTAGATTTAAGTGAATGGGAATGCGATAATGGCGTAAAAATGAAATTGAATAAAATAAAAGTTATTTTAAATGATAATAGAGAATTTAATGCTCAAATAATTGGAATGGATAAGGCTACTGACTTGGCTTTAATAAAAATAGATGCCGATAATCTTAAACCGGTAACTTTTATACAAAATTCTGATACTGTAGAAGTTGGACAAGAAGCCATTGCTATAGGGAATCCGTTTGAGTTAGCGGGAACTGTTACTTCCGGTATGGTTAGTGCGGTTCATAGACAACTACCGTCTGGTGGTTATTGTCAATTTGAAGATTTTATTCAAATAGATACACCTGTAAATCCTGGCAACAGTGGTGGTCCAGCGATAGATACTGATGGAAATTTAATAGGTATAGTTACTGCTAAGATACCAAGTTATTTTTCAGAAGGAATATCTTTTGTTATTCCTTCAAATATTGTAAAACAAAGAATAGAGTTATTATTTACTAAAAAAGAAATAGAAGATGTTTGGTTAGGAATATGGATTGAAAATGAAATGAGTAGTTTGGTTGTTAAATATTTTGTTGATGAAAATCTATCTAAAACAAGTGGATTAAAATCAGGAGATGTAATTTTAAAAATTAACGATGAAGAAATTAATGGAATTTACAATATTCAACAAAAGTTATGGAAAATCGGCTTAAATGTTCCTGTGAAATTAACAATATTACGCGATGGTGTTAAATATACTTTTTCAGTGAATACTACAAAAAGACCAAAAGTTCCGACTTTAAAAGCAGAGCAAGTTTTTAAAGTATGGGGAGCTGGTTTCGATACGTCTAATAAAGTAAAACTCGTTATAAAAGATATTGATAGATATAATTATGTCCAGAATAGTATAACTTTTTATAGCATCAAAGTTGGTTCATATTTAGAAGGGAAAATGGGTTTTGAATTAAATGATGAAATCGATGGAATTACTAAACTCACAAATAGAAAGGATATTAATGAAAGATACAAGACAGCTATATTAGGTACAAGTGACGATATAATTACTGATGTTTCTTCTTTTCGCAATTCATTTCAAGGAGCAGTTAGGGAAAATTATCTTTGTTGCATAATGAAGATTACAAATCATAAATTAGATTCTTCTCATATTTGTTTAATATGGCAAAAGTTACCAGGTAACAGTTTTATTTAG
- the rplM gene encoding 50S ribosomal protein L13: MNVRSWFLIDASDVVLGRLSTVAVKILQGKGKVEYAPNKDIGDFLVVTNAAKVKMTGNKLEQKLDYRHSGYPGGDKYILYKDLILSNPEKIIRLSISGMLPKNRLRKVMLRRLKVYKKEIKQLEGKCQKISV, translated from the coding sequence ATGAATGTAAGGAGCTGGTTTTTAATTGATGCATCGGATGTTGTTCTTGGACGTTTATCAACAGTTGCAGTGAAGATTTTGCAAGGTAAGGGGAAAGTGGAATATGCTCCAAACAAGGATATCGGGGATTTTTTGGTTGTTACTAATGCAGCAAAGGTTAAGATGACCGGTAATAAGCTTGAGCAGAAACTGGATTATCGGCATTCCGGTTATCCGGGCGGCGATAAATATATCCTTTACAAGGACTTAATTTTGTCTAATCCTGAAAAAATTATAAGGCTTTCTATCAGCGGTATGTTGCCGAAAAACCGTCTTAGAAAAGTAATGTTGCGGCGTCTCAAAGTTTATAAAAAAGAGATAAAACAATTGGAGGGAAAATGCCAGAAAATATCAGTGTAG
- the rpsI gene encoding 30S ribosomal protein S9: MPENISVGNSKTIIAIGRRKTAVARVKLSAGSGKLVVNKKPVDKYFAGLPRFQMTVIEPLKITNLLSQYDVSAVVGGGGVMAQSEAIRHGIARAIASIDAGFKATMKKEGFLTRDDRMVERKKPGRAKARKSFQWTKR, translated from the coding sequence ATGCCAGAAAATATCAGTGTAGGTAATAGCAAAACGATTATAGCAATAGGCAGGCGAAAGACAGCAGTTGCAAGAGTAAAACTTTCTGCCGGTTCCGGGAAGTTAGTTGTTAATAAAAAACCGGTTGATAAATATTTTGCAGGTTTACCGAGATTTCAAATGACCGTGATTGAACCGCTAAAGATAACGAATTTACTATCACAATATGATGTCAGTGCAGTTGTAGGTGGCGGTGGGGTGATGGCACAGTCGGAAGCGATTCGCCATGGAATAGCCCGTGCAATTGCGTCTATTGACGCAGGTTTTAAAGCGACTATGAAAAAAGAGGGTTTTTTGACTCGTGATGACAGGATGGTTGAGAGAAAGAAACCGGGTCGCGCTAAAGCAAGAAAAAGCTTCCAGTGGACAAAAAGATAA
- a CDS encoding adenylate/guanylate cyclase domain-containing protein, producing the protein MKQKKIGYILGILSILVILVCDILGVFQLLEYKSYDYRLRLRGLKNPTGEIVIAAIDESSLEKLGRWPWDRSVHAKLIDKLVKAGVKTIGFDVMFLEKSNAQSDNILAEAMKRSKRCVNEILFEINKGVVVNAKPLLKEMEDGSLSLGSPNIFPEIDGVVRKVKPVIEYQGKLYPHISVAVASAYLNKPWQDLVKNLPLDANDELLINYCGEFETYKYISYYKIIRGEVDEKLLKNKIVLVGYAAAGLGDRHVTPFSPTMPGIETIANNINAFINSDFISYSNVLTSLLIIIIVGGILVFFLPKLSPWKSTLLAVLVFAVWSWVCRYYFIEKKIWIEYVPTTFLIFLTYISITAWRFITEEKEKRWLKKAFGQYLSPLVINEIMKNPDALALGGKRQEMTVLFSDIRGFTTISEASTPEEVVALLNEYLTKMTEIVFKHEGTLDKFIGDAVMAFWNAPIPQKDHAQRAVLCGVEMIQELKKLQDKWRAEKRPIIDIGVGINTGDMVVGNMGSIERMDYTIIGDNVNLGARLEGLNKEFRTHIIVSESTYLHVKDIVKTKPLGTTKVKGKEKAVEIYEVIP; encoded by the coding sequence ATGAAACAGAAAAAAATCGGTTATATTCTTGGGATATTGTCAATACTGGTAATTCTGGTTTGCGATATACTGGGTGTATTCCAGTTACTTGAGTATAAGTCTTATGATTATAGACTGAGGCTTCGTGGTCTTAAAAATCCTACCGGCGAAATAGTAATTGCTGCTATAGACGAAAGCAGTCTGGAAAAATTAGGTAGATGGCCTTGGGACAGAAGCGTTCATGCAAAGTTAATTGATAAACTTGTAAAAGCCGGGGTTAAGACAATTGGTTTTGATGTTATGTTCCTTGAAAAGAGCAACGCTCAAAGTGATAATATATTAGCAGAAGCGATGAAAAGGTCAAAAAGATGTGTCAATGAAATACTTTTTGAAATTAACAAAGGTGTTGTTGTAAATGCAAAACCGCTTTTAAAGGAAATGGAAGATGGTTCTTTGTCTTTAGGGTCTCCTAATATTTTTCCTGAAATAGACGGTGTTGTTAGAAAAGTAAAACCGGTTATAGAGTATCAGGGTAAATTGTACCCGCATATTTCTGTAGCTGTTGCTTCAGCATATTTGAATAAACCGTGGCAGGATTTGGTTAAAAATTTACCGTTAGATGCTAATGATGAGCTGCTGATTAATTATTGCGGCGAATTTGAAACCTATAAATACATTTCTTATTATAAAATAATCAGAGGAGAGGTTGATGAAAAATTATTAAAAAATAAAATAGTTCTTGTCGGATATGCCGCAGCTGGTCTTGGCGACAGGCATGTCACTCCTTTTTCACCGACAATGCCGGGTATTGAAACAATTGCGAATAATATAAATGCTTTTATAAACTCGGATTTTATTTCGTATTCAAATGTTCTTACGAGCTTATTGATAATAATTATCGTTGGTGGTATTCTTGTTTTTTTCCTGCCTAAACTTTCACCTTGGAAATCAACATTGTTAGCGGTTTTAGTTTTTGCTGTATGGTCCTGGGTTTGTAGATACTATTTTATAGAGAAAAAAATATGGATTGAATATGTACCCACTACCTTTTTGATTTTCCTGACATATATTTCAATTACTGCATGGCGGTTTATTACGGAAGAAAAGGAGAAAAGGTGGTTAAAAAAGGCGTTCGGACAGTATCTTTCGCCGCTTGTTATTAATGAAATTATGAAAAATCCTGATGCACTTGCCCTTGGCGGCAAGAGACAGGAGATGACAGTTCTTTTTTCCGATATTAGAGGATTCACAACTATTTCAGAGGCATCAACACCCGAAGAAGTCGTTGCGCTTTTAAACGAATACCTTACTAAAATGACAGAAATAGTTTTTAAGCATGAAGGTACGCTTGATAAATTTATCGGAGATGCTGTAATGGCTTTCTGGAATGCACCGATTCCTCAAAAAGACCATGCCCAAAGAGCTGTTTTGTGCGGTGTTGAAATGATACAGGAGTTAAAAAAACTTCAGGATAAATGGCGTGCCGAAAAAAGACCTATTATAGATATCGGAGTTGGTATAAATACAGGTGATATGGTTGTCGGGAATATGGGTTCTATTGAAAGAATGGATTATACTATTATTGGTGATAATGTAAATCTTGGTGCGCGTCTTGAAGGTTTAAATAAAGAGTTTAGAACTCATATAATTGTTTCTGAATCAACATATCTCCATGTCAAAGATATTGTAAAAACAAAACCTCTTGGTACCACGAAGGTTAAAGGCAAGGAAAAAGCGGTTGAGATTTACGAAGTAATACCATAA
- a CDS encoding DUF3307 domain-containing protein — MYFFWHLLLAHMLADFTFQTDRIAKWKRENISGVFFHVLIFLFFAVAINYQYLPQKDFAVALLILAISHIIEDQWRVYSITKYNSPDDLGFFLWDQFVHILLIFVLAPKNPIGIETEKWIILLIILIVASHFTAILIYFIKKFFYSNANIVTQEKYHGIIERLIIVGCFIIPGKWYWIILPFVIILVVGERISIKKISSQLDFSAFNIIASNVIGVVLSVLARTVWY, encoded by the coding sequence ATGTATTTTTTTTGGCATTTACTTTTAGCACATATGTTAGCTGACTTTACGTTCCAGACAGATAGAATTGCCAAATGGAAAAGAGAAAATATTTCAGGTGTCTTTTTTCACGTTTTAATTTTTTTATTTTTTGCAGTTGCGATAAATTATCAATATCTGCCGCAAAAAGATTTTGCTGTTGCCTTACTTATTCTTGCTATATCTCATATAATTGAAGACCAATGGCGGGTTTATAGTATTACCAAATACAATTCACCTGATGACTTAGGATTTTTTCTTTGGGACCAATTCGTTCATATACTTTTGATTTTTGTGCTCGCTCCTAAAAATCCTATAGGGATTGAAACAGAAAAATGGATTATTTTGCTTATTATCCTAATAGTCGCATCTCATTTTACAGCAATTTTAATTTACTTTATTAAAAAGTTCTTTTATAGTAATGCAAATATTGTTACACAAGAAAAATACCATGGAATTATAGAACGACTTATTATAGTAGGCTGTTTTATAATACCTGGAAAGTGGTATTGGATTATATTGCCTTTTGTAATTATTCTTGTTGTCGGTGAGCGTATTTCTATTAAAAAAATAAGTTCTCAGTTAGATTTTTCAGCATTTAATATAATAGCGTCAAATGTTATAGGTGTAGTCTTGAGTGTCCTGGCAAGAACAGTTTGGTATTAG
- the tadA gene encoding tRNA adenosine(34) deaminase TadA, with protein MDNVFTVNTVIKKMNYDKYFMQEALREAKKAESKNEVPVGCVIVKDNKIIAKAHNQTIKKNDSTAHAEILAIRRANKKLKNYRLTGCQMYVTIEPCSMCAGALVWARIKKVVYAASDERTGACGSVINVVCNRKFNHRVEVKSGILKKECISLIQRFFKRKRNYDKNLKSQIPNSKLF; from the coding sequence ATGGACAATGTGTTCACAGTAAATACTGTTATTAAAAAGATGAACTATGATAAGTATTTCATGCAGGAGGCGTTAAGAGAAGCAAAAAAAGCAGAAAGTAAAAACGAAGTTCCTGTCGGTTGTGTTATTGTAAAAGATAATAAAATAATTGCAAAGGCTCACAATCAGACAATAAAAAAGAACGATTCCACTGCTCATGCTGAAATTTTAGCAATAAGGCGTGCAAATAAGAAATTAAAAAATTATCGTTTAACAGGTTGTCAGATGTATGTTACAATTGAACCCTGTTCAATGTGCGCGGGTGCACTTGTGTGGGCTCGTATTAAAAAAGTCGTTTATGCTGCTTCAGATGAAAGAACCGGTGCCTGTGGAAGTGTTATAAATGTTGTTTGCAATAGAAAATTTAATCATAGAGTTGAAGTGAAAAGCGGCATTCTAAAAAAAGAATGTATAAGTCTAATTCAAAGGTTTTTCAAAAGGAAACGAAATTATGATAAAAATCTCAAATCTCAAATTCCAAACTCCAAGCTATTTTAA
- a CDS encoding TlpA disulfide reductase family protein, whose protein sequence is MIKISNLKFQTPSYFKIILLASCFLLLVSCSIYSADLGIDVGNKALDFSLKELSSKSNFKLSNYTGKSPVFLSFFATWCKYCNDEVPELNKIYNEYSKKGLVVISVNVQEREEKVSSFVQKKKILYRILLDSSAEVSNKFKVYGIPTNMLIDSKGVIVFRGNDMPDVKEIEKILLKKKNKK, encoded by the coding sequence ATGATAAAAATCTCAAATCTCAAATTCCAAACTCCAAGCTATTTTAAAATTATTCTTCTTGCTTCCTGCTTCCTGCTTCTTGTTTCTTGCAGTATTTATTCTGCTGATTTAGGGATAGATGTAGGCAATAAAGCCCTTGATTTTTCACTTAAAGAGTTATCATCAAAATCAAATTTTAAACTTTCAAATTACACCGGGAAAAGTCCCGTATTTCTGAGTTTTTTTGCTACATGGTGCAAATACTGTAATGACGAAGTTCCCGAATTGAACAAAATTTACAATGAATATAGTAAAAAAGGGTTAGTGGTTATTTCTGTAAATGTCCAGGAAAGAGAAGAAAAAGTCAGCAGTTTTGTTCAAAAGAAAAAAATACTTTATAGAATATTACTTGATTCAAGTGCAGAGGTATCTAATAAATTTAAAGTTTATGGCATTCCGACAAATATGTTAATTGATTCAAAAGGTGTTATAGTTTTTCGTGGAAACGATATGCCTGATGTAAAAGAAATTGAAAAAATACTATTGAAGAAAAAAAATAAAAAGTAA